The DNA region AAAAAACCTTCTTCATACCAACCCCTTTGTGGTGGGGCAGCCAAAGCCACCCCATCTTAAAGGTTACTCCGAAGCGTGTACTCCAATGTTAGACAAATCGTTTAACAGGATATTCAACTTCGTTACCATTGCGTTAATAGCTGTATTGGTTGTAGATAAAGCTGTATCTGCAACAGTAACCGATGCAAAATCAGATATTGTAGCCGCCTGTGAAACTGCCGTACCACCGTAAAGATGGATTTTTTCTGTAGTAGCTTTCACTACAGCAGTTCCATCTGGTTGTCCTGTTCCCAAAATTTCGATAGTCATTTTAAAACCTCCTGTTTTACATGTTTCCAAGACCGATGTTTCTGAACATTTGCCAAAAGCTCTGGCTAAACGCTAGGCTAAAAGCTAAAAGCCCAACGATATCAGTTACTTATCACCCTGGGAGTCGAACCGCCCATTCTGGCCTTATGGCTTTGTAGCCAAAGAGGACATCAATTCGGCAAGGAAATTTGTCGTTAACGATGTCATAATTCCTGACAATTCTCAGTGAGATACCGTCATAGACTTCTCTTGCGGCGAAATCAACACCTTTAGGCATTTCAAGGTCAGCCGTTACCATTGTAAATGCACCTTTCTGGAATCCCAGATTAGTTGCATATCCCGTAGAAGCTTCTCCAGAACCACCAGCCGCGACAAAAACAACCGCCTTACTTGCACCGGCAGAAACTACCGAAATGTTCTGCTTCGCACCCGAGGAAATAGGTGTAGGACTTACTGCCCATACATCCGATGCATCGTTGGTATGCGCCGCAGTAATAACGAACTGCTGAAGATGCTCATATACTGCCTTTGTTTCAGGATTGACTGCATAAACGCCAGCAATCGTGAAAATATCACCAACCGCTACTGTCCCCGCTGCTCCAGTTGTCGTTACGGTTGCTGTCCCGCTCGTAATACCCGAGGCTTCGGTAGTATTGCAAATCGGGGTCGCATCGGTTCTTGACCCATTGATAATGGTCGGAATCATTTCCGTCTCGTAGAAATTAAATCCGCCGAAACGTCCCATCAAACCTGTATCGTATGCCTTCGCAATTTCTGATCCAGGCTGAAACCATGCCGGTACATCCACGGCTACCGCATTCATACTGAGGGATTCCATTACCATTGCCCTATCGTTGGTCGGGGCAAGCCCTTTGGCTAACTTCGCCCTTGCTGAACGTACATCTACCGTGTCAGGCGCAGCACCGATTGTCGTGTAAACAATGTTGTACACAGATTTAGCGCATCCTGTGAGAACGGTGCTGTCAATATCCGCTGCCAGTCTTGCCATGGCTGGTTTCAGGATTCTGTCTGAAAAATCATCCAGGGAAAGTGTGAGTTCAGCAGAACTGAAGTTGACATCCACGCCTTTCTGTGTAGCCAATGTAAGCGTCTGCGTGGACTCGTCTATGTCCTGAGTGTCCATTACCGCACCTGTTCGCACGGTAAATTGATTCGGTTCCCTGATTAAAAGGGTTCCACCATTCTTGGCACCTGATCTTGCAAATCTGTTGTCATATTCTCTGTTGATCAACTTACAGAAGATCAAATTGTTGTGGAGAAGGGCGAGAGATTTTCTCGTTATATCTCCAGAACTTAAAGTTTTTATTGCATTAGGCATTATATCCTCCTATTGGAGGCGTTAACCTCCGAATTTAGTTTTTAGTTTATCCATTTCTCTGTTTTTTTCATAATTCATCCACTCTGCCGTTGTCATTTTGGATGGGTCTTTCTCACCGCCGCCGGTAATACTTCCAGTCGGAACTATTGGTGCGGGGGCCCCTGTTATTGTTTTTGTTTTCTGCGCCAGCTTTATCTGCGTTTCTAACTTTCCTATTTCATAGGGCTGCATTGCAGGTGGTAATTGTGCGATTCTTTGTGCGACTTCCCTGTTTGAACCAAGATAATATGCTAATTCCGGCCCCGTATCAGCGGAAAGAACTACTTCTCGCATAATATCAGTAAAAACAGGTGATTCGATTATCTCGTCAAAGTCTCCGTGCGCTTTACGTAACCCTGCGGCTTTTGCATTGAAGGTTTTCAGCATATCTGTCTGCCTTCTCTGCTGTTCCGCTACTCCTGTTGCGGCGACTCGTTTATTATCGTG from Syntrophales bacterium includes:
- a CDS encoding P22 phage major capsid protein family protein — encoded protein: MPNAIKTLSSGDITRKSLALLHNNLIFCKLINREYDNRFARSGAKNGGTLLIREPNQFTVRTGAVMDTQDIDESTQTLTLATQKGVDVNFSSAELTLSLDDFSDRILKPAMARLAADIDSTVLTGCAKSVYNIVYTTIGAAPDTVDVRSARAKLAKGLAPTNDRAMVMESLSMNAVAVDVPAWFQPGSEIAKAYDTGLMGRFGGFNFYETEMIPTIINGSRTDATPICNTTEASGITSGTATVTTTGAAGTVAVGDIFTIAGVYAVNPETKAVYEHLQQFVITAAHTNDASDVWAVSPTPISSGAKQNISVVSAGASKAVVFVAAGGSGEASTGYATNLGFQKGAFTMVTADLEMPKGVDFAAREVYDGISLRIVRNYDIVNDKFPCRIDVLFGYKAIRPEWAVRLPG